A section of the Methanoregula formicica SMSP genome encodes:
- a CDS encoding flavin reductase family protein produces the protein MEKVTLGPMPYMSVMPTLLVGANVNGKPNYMTAAWATVACMAPPMVCVAINHVRHTAKGIEKNKTFSLNVPAAKDVVAADYCGIVSGEKEDKSKIYTSFYGTAKTAPMAQECPVNIECKLFKSVDCGSHLLYIGEIVEIHANKSCVTDGKPDLAKIDPIVYAQSLYFGVGPQLEKAFSAGKKYAKK, from the coding sequence ATGGAAAAAGTCACGCTCGGCCCGATGCCGTACATGAGTGTCATGCCCACCCTGCTCGTGGGCGCAAACGTCAATGGAAAACCCAACTACATGACCGCCGCGTGGGCAACAGTCGCCTGCATGGCACCGCCGATGGTCTGCGTTGCCATCAACCATGTCCGGCACACCGCCAAGGGGATCGAGAAGAACAAGACCTTCAGCCTGAACGTCCCTGCGGCAAAGGACGTGGTCGCAGCCGATTACTGCGGTATCGTTTCCGGAGAGAAGGAAGACAAGTCAAAGATCTATACGTCCTTCTATGGAACGGCGAAGACCGCTCCGATGGCACAGGAGTGCCCGGTCAACATCGAGTGCAAACTGTTCAAATCCGTTGACTGCGGGAGCCACCTGCTCTATATCGGTGAGATTGTTGAGATCCATGCGAACAAATCATGCGTCACAGATGGAAAACCGGACCTGGCGAAGATCGATCCTATCGTCTATGCCCAGTCCCTGTACTTCGGTGTCGGCCCCCAGCTCGAGAAGGCGTTCTCGGCCGGGAAGAAATACGCAAAGAAGTAA
- a CDS encoding acetate--CoA ligase family protein, giving the protein MERTMLSESEGYDLLKGYGVPVPQYRIVMTPHDAADAAETIGFPVVMKIISPQIVHKSDAGGVVVGVGSREAAVAAFEKIISGAKKYNNDAEIKGVIVEQQAEPGLELIIGGKTDPAFGKVLTFGMGGTLVELMKDITLRILPLDEETVRQMVKEINGYPLITGYRGMKPKDEEALVSTLMAVNRFFLENENVVEFDINPLRLYEQGALAVDARVIVTDGPVQEEARPERPPVPMEYFNPRSIAVVGASQDSTKMGYAVMHNLLHFPGQLYPVNNKRSEIQGLKAYPNITAIPAPIDLAVITVPAIHVPRVIEECGAKGVPMAVIITAGFKEMGEHGKALEDRIVSIARNHGTRLIGPNCLGMIIPPRGIDTTYVHQSPRPGNIAFISQSGAIINTVVDWSLSKNIGFSAVISVGNQADLDFLDYIRFVGKDEKTRAIILYIEQVTDGKAFMEVAAEVAKCKPIIAIKSGSSSRGQAAASSHTGSLSGSYDVYMEAFRKSGIIAVHTLTGAFLAAQMLAHRKRYPKGKRAVVITNAGGFAVLSSDYAERYGVEMVDLPKEVIDEMNEFLPEFWNKGNPIDLLGDANEKRFEKTFSVLAKHADLWDIAFIVGFPNLVLNSEQMARQILKFSAATENRLVATLLGGASMDVGREMLKEHDIPSFEELDYTYRVMGRVLWQKFRVKAPGLL; this is encoded by the coding sequence ATGGAAAGGACCATGTTATCGGAATCCGAGGGTTATGATCTCCTCAAGGGATATGGAGTACCGGTACCCCAGTACCGGATTGTGATGACCCCCCACGATGCCGCGGACGCTGCCGAGACCATCGGCTTCCCGGTCGTGATGAAGATCATTTCCCCGCAGATCGTCCATAAGAGCGACGCGGGCGGCGTTGTCGTCGGTGTCGGCAGCCGCGAGGCTGCTGTCGCAGCGTTCGAGAAGATCATCAGCGGTGCAAAGAAATACAACAACGATGCCGAGATCAAGGGCGTCATTGTCGAGCAGCAGGCCGAGCCCGGCCTCGAACTCATCATCGGCGGGAAGACCGACCCGGCATTCGGCAAGGTCCTGACCTTCGGCATGGGCGGGACACTGGTCGAGCTGATGAAGGATATCACGCTCCGGATCCTCCCGCTTGATGAAGAAACGGTCCGCCAGATGGTCAAAGAGATCAACGGCTACCCGCTCATCACCGGATACCGCGGGATGAAACCAAAGGACGAGGAAGCACTTGTCTCCACGCTGATGGCAGTCAACCGCTTCTTCCTCGAAAACGAGAATGTTGTCGAGTTCGACATCAACCCGCTCCGGCTCTACGAGCAGGGCGCGCTCGCTGTCGACGCCCGCGTCATCGTCACCGATGGCCCCGTACAAGAAGAGGCCCGGCCCGAGCGCCCTCCCGTACCCATGGAATATTTCAACCCCCGCTCGATCGCGGTTGTCGGTGCATCGCAGGACTCCACCAAGATGGGGTACGCCGTCATGCATAACCTCCTCCACTTCCCTGGCCAGTTGTACCCCGTAAACAACAAGCGCTCCGAGATCCAGGGACTCAAGGCCTACCCGAATATCACCGCAATCCCCGCCCCAATCGACCTTGCGGTCATTACCGTCCCGGCAATCCACGTCCCCCGCGTCATCGAGGAATGCGGAGCAAAGGGTGTCCCGATGGCTGTCATCATCACGGCCGGGTTCAAGGAGATGGGCGAGCACGGCAAGGCACTTGAGGACCGGATCGTCTCCATTGCCCGGAACCACGGCACCCGGCTTATCGGCCCGAACTGCCTTGGGATGATCATCCCCCCGCGGGGCATCGACACCACGTACGTCCACCAGTCCCCGCGGCCCGGCAACATCGCCTTCATCTCGCAGAGCGGCGCGATCATCAATACCGTTGTCGACTGGAGCCTGTCCAAGAACATCGGCTTCTCCGCGGTCATCAGCGTCGGCAACCAGGCCGACCTCGACTTCCTCGATTACATCCGGTTTGTCGGCAAGGACGAGAAGACGCGTGCCATCATCCTCTACATCGAACAGGTCACGGACGGCAAGGCATTCATGGAAGTCGCCGCAGAGGTCGCAAAGTGCAAGCCCATCATCGCCATCAAGTCCGGCTCGTCCAGCAGGGGTCAGGCAGCGGCATCCTCCCACACCGGCTCGCTCTCCGGCTCCTATGACGTGTATATGGAAGCGTTCCGGAAGTCCGGTATCATCGCCGTCCACACCCTGACCGGCGCGTTCCTCGCCGCCCAGATGCTCGCCCACCGGAAACGGTATCCGAAGGGCAAGCGTGCCGTAGTCATCACGAACGCCGGTGGCTTCGCGGTCCTGTCATCGGACTATGCGGAACGCTATGGTGTCGAGATGGTTGACCTGCCCAAGGAAGTCATCGACGAGATGAACGAGTTCCTGCCCGAGTTCTGGAACAAGGGTAACCCGATCGACCTCCTCGGCGATGCAAACGAGAAGCGCTTTGAGAAGACCTTTTCGGTGCTCGCAAAGCATGCAGACCTCTGGGATATCGCGTTTATCGTCGGCTTCCCCAACCTTGTCCTGAACTCCGAGCAGATGGCCCGCCAGATCCTCAAGTTCTCTGCAGCAACCGAGAACCGGCTCGTGGCAACGCTCCTTGGTGGCGCATCGATGGACGTGGGCCGCGAGATGTTAAAGGAGCACGATATCCCCAGTTTCGAGGAGCTGGACTATACCTACCGCGTCATGGGACGCGTGCTCTGGCAGAAGTTCCGGGTCAAGGCGCCGGGACTTTTATAA
- the acs gene encoding acetate--CoA ligase — protein MAEQFDVVLSEKTYTPDHSCKQNSWIGDYTKAYDAFLKDPDAFWDRAAKELYWFTPYKKVKEWNYPYARWFIGGKTNITYNCLDRHVMSSRKNKVALIWRGEDDTERIYTYRQLFREVLKVANGLKKLGVKKGDRVCIYMPIVPEQIISMLACARIGAVHSVVFGGFGAAALNSRITGAGAKVVITADATFRRGKTIPLKHIIEEAIINAPTVEYVVVLRRELHQPVEIHSEMEIDFYDMIKDVRPECEPEIMDAEDPLFILYTSGSTGAPKGIVHTCGGYMVGAHYTSKNVLDIKDNDVYWCTADPGWITGHSYVVYGPLSLGATLVVTESTPDFPDPGVYWRMIEEFGVTIFYTAPTAIRMFMKLGEEWPDKSNLSSLRILASVGEPLNPEAFEWFYRVAGKGKCPLIDTWWQTETGMHMVTTTVGEPMMPGFAGKPIPGVVADVVDKDGKPVPPGTGGFLAIKEPWPSMMRSVYNDEERYLKYWHTIPGYYAVGDLAVKNKNGYIMVLGRSDDLIVVAGHNIGTAEVESALVSHQAVAESAVIGKPDPVKGNIIKAFVILRQGHTASDRLKNELLYHVRITLGPIAMPSEIDFVTSLPRTRSGKIMRRVLKAKEMGMDPGDISTLDE, from the coding sequence ATGGCAGAACAATTCGATGTCGTACTGAGCGAGAAGACGTACACGCCCGATCACTCCTGCAAGCAGAACAGCTGGATAGGTGACTACACAAAAGCGTACGATGCGTTCCTCAAGGACCCTGACGCATTCTGGGACAGGGCCGCAAAGGAACTCTACTGGTTCACGCCCTACAAGAAAGTGAAGGAGTGGAACTACCCGTACGCCCGGTGGTTCATCGGCGGAAAGACCAATATCACCTACAACTGCCTTGACCGCCACGTGATGAGTTCCCGCAAGAACAAGGTGGCGCTCATCTGGCGGGGCGAAGACGATACCGAGCGGATCTATACCTACCGCCAGCTCTTCCGCGAGGTGCTGAAGGTCGCAAACGGCTTAAAGAAACTCGGCGTGAAGAAAGGCGATCGCGTCTGCATCTACATGCCCATTGTGCCGGAGCAGATCATCTCGATGCTTGCCTGCGCACGCATCGGCGCGGTCCACAGCGTAGTCTTCGGGGGTTTCGGGGCAGCAGCGCTCAACAGCCGGATCACCGGTGCCGGAGCAAAGGTCGTTATCACTGCCGATGCAACATTCCGCCGCGGCAAGACAATTCCCCTAAAGCACATCATTGAGGAGGCCATTATCAACGCCCCCACGGTGGAGTATGTCGTCGTCCTCCGCCGCGAGCTCCACCAGCCCGTGGAGATCCACAGCGAGATGGAGATCGATTTCTATGACATGATCAAGGATGTGCGGCCGGAGTGCGAGCCCGAGATCATGGACGCAGAAGACCCGCTCTTCATCCTGTACACGAGCGGATCCACCGGGGCGCCAAAAGGGATTGTCCACACCTGCGGAGGTTACATGGTCGGTGCCCACTACACCAGCAAGAATGTCCTCGACATCAAGGACAATGACGTGTACTGGTGTACAGCCGACCCGGGCTGGATCACCGGGCATTCCTATGTTGTCTACGGCCCGCTCTCACTCGGGGCAACCCTGGTTGTCACAGAGAGCACCCCGGACTTTCCGGACCCCGGCGTGTACTGGCGCATGATCGAGGAGTTCGGCGTCACTATCTTTTACACGGCGCCGACAGCGATCCGGATGTTCATGAAACTGGGCGAGGAATGGCCGGACAAGTCCAACCTCAGCTCACTCCGCATCCTTGCTTCTGTCGGGGAGCCGCTCAACCCCGAAGCATTTGAGTGGTTCTACCGTGTTGCCGGGAAAGGCAAGTGCCCGCTCATCGATACCTGGTGGCAGACCGAGACCGGCATGCATATGGTCACGACAACGGTGGGCGAACCGATGATGCCCGGGTTTGCCGGCAAGCCAATCCCCGGCGTTGTGGCAGATGTCGTGGACAAGGATGGAAAACCGGTGCCCCCGGGTACCGGTGGGTTCCTTGCAATAAAAGAGCCGTGGCCCTCGATGATGCGCTCGGTATACAATGATGAGGAGCGGTATCTCAAGTACTGGCACACGATCCCCGGATACTATGCGGTCGGGGACCTTGCCGTGAAGAACAAGAACGGGTATATCATGGTGCTCGGGAGGTCTGACGACCTTATCGTTGTTGCCGGCCATAATATCGGTACCGCCGAAGTCGAGAGCGCGCTGGTCTCCCACCAGGCCGTTGCCGAATCCGCGGTTATCGGTAAGCCGGACCCGGTCAAGGGCAATATCATCAAGGCGTTTGTCATCCTCCGCCAGGGCCATACGGCAAGCGACCGGTTGAAGAATGAACTCCTGTACCATGTCCGCATCACGCTTGGCCCTATTGCCATGCCCTCAGAGATAGATTTCGTCACCTCGCTCCCCAGGACCCGGAGCGGCAAGATCATGCGCCGCGTCCTCAAGGCAAAAGAGATGGGGATGGACCCCGGTGACATATCTACGCTGGATGAATAA
- a CDS encoding TATA-box-binding protein, with the protein MKVRPEDSLKIENIVASAKVTDYLDLPALASRIKDAEYNKKRFPGVVLRMQDPKIAALVFGSGKVVLTGAKSIDSLSKGLNILGNLLRKLDIDIPKKLNYKIQNIVTSADLATAINLNKIAVGFNLDRIEYEPEQFPGLVYRLDNPKVVVLLFGSGKLIITGGKEPEDAKKAVVKILSDLRSLGLL; encoded by the coding sequence ATGAAGGTACGGCCAGAAGACTCCCTCAAGATCGAGAACATCGTTGCCTCAGCAAAGGTGACCGACTATCTTGATCTCCCCGCTCTTGCTTCCAGGATCAAGGATGCCGAATACAACAAGAAGCGGTTCCCGGGCGTAGTTCTCCGGATGCAGGACCCGAAGATAGCCGCACTGGTCTTCGGGTCCGGCAAGGTTGTGCTTACCGGAGCAAAGAGCATTGACAGCTTAAGCAAAGGGCTCAATATTCTCGGGAACCTCCTGCGCAAACTCGATATCGATATCCCCAAGAAGCTGAACTACAAGATCCAGAATATTGTCACATCGGCCGATCTTGCCACGGCCATAAACCTCAACAAGATCGCGGTAGGGTTCAACCTCGACCGGATCGAGTACGAACCCGAGCAGTTCCCCGGGCTCGTATACCGCCTTGACAACCCGAAAGTCGTCGTCCTCCTTTTCGGGTCAGGCAAACTGATCATCACCGGTGGCAAGGAACCGGAAGATGCCAAGAAGGCTGTTGTCAAGATCCTCTCGGACCTGCGAAGCCTCGGGCTCCTGTAA
- a CDS encoding transcriptional regulator, translating to MRTENVMYFTEKEEEFANLLIEIGTKRNVAKVLVFLANTPEATSRAIERGTDLRQPEVSIAMRYLMEQDWITSRESKAESKGRPVKIYELSKPIQEIMDSIEKEKKKEANNQLALVQKLRHYIR from the coding sequence ATGAGAACTGAGAATGTTATGTACTTTACCGAGAAGGAAGAGGAATTTGCAAACCTCCTCATCGAGATTGGAACGAAGCGGAACGTTGCCAAGGTGCTGGTATTCCTTGCCAACACTCCCGAGGCAACCTCCCGGGCCATCGAGCGCGGGACCGACCTGCGGCAGCCCGAGGTCAGCATTGCGATGCGCTACCTGATGGAGCAGGACTGGATCACCAGCCGCGAGAGCAAGGCCGAGAGCAAAGGCCGCCCGGTAAAGATCTACGAGCTGTCAAAACCCATTCAGGAGATCATGGACAGCATCGAGAAAGAGAAGAAGAAGGAAGCCAACAACCAGCTGGCACTTGTCCAGAAATTACGGCACTATATCCGCTGA
- the rpiA gene encoding ribose-5-phosphate isomerase RpiA: MDEKARALAAAKSAAGFQAADMVEDGMVIGLGTGSTVYYMIERLSARVREGLHVTGVPTSFQTAMRAREYAIPLTTLDDHPIIDMAIDGADEVDPHLNLIKGRGAAMTREKCVAAAAFQFIVVVDEAKVVSRFAAPVPVEILPFAVTPAMAQLRGLGCRPVIREGVKKDGPVITDNGNFIVDCTFPSIADPAGLEKAMAEIPGVVESGLFCGYANKITVIVGNEKGIKKITSADIVP, from the coding sequence ATGGACGAGAAGGCACGTGCACTCGCGGCGGCAAAGTCCGCGGCGGGATTCCAGGCAGCGGATATGGTGGAAGACGGTATGGTCATCGGTCTTGGGACCGGATCTACCGTGTATTACATGATCGAACGGCTCTCTGCGCGCGTCCGCGAGGGCCTGCACGTGACCGGCGTCCCGACATCGTTCCAGACTGCCATGAGGGCGCGTGAATATGCTATCCCTCTCACGACGCTTGACGACCACCCGATCATTGATATGGCCATTGATGGAGCGGACGAGGTTGACCCGCACCTTAATCTCATCAAGGGCCGGGGGGCTGCCATGACGCGGGAGAAATGCGTTGCAGCAGCAGCATTCCAGTTCATCGTTGTCGTGGACGAGGCAAAGGTCGTTTCCCGCTTCGCTGCCCCGGTCCCCGTGGAAATCCTGCCGTTTGCGGTAACTCCGGCCATGGCCCAGCTCCGCGGACTCGGGTGCCGCCCGGTGATCCGCGAGGGAGTGAAAAAGGACGGCCCGGTCATCACGGACAACGGAAACTTCATCGTTGACTGTACGTTTCCGTCCATAGCCGATCCAGCAGGGCTCGAAAAGGCGATGGCAGAGATCCCCGGCGTAGTCGAGAGCGGCCTTTTCTGCGGTTACGCAAATAAGATCACCGTGATCGTGGGAAATGAAAAAGGGATTAAAAAGATTACTTCAGCGGATATAGTGCCGTAA
- the surE gene encoding 5'/3'-nucleotidase SurE: MKPSILLTNDDGVSSIGLWAAYDALRPIADVTVVAPATQQSAVGRSISIFEPLRATQVVINGESAWAVAGKPTDAVIIGLYSLKLNPTVVVSGINIGENLSTESIMTSGTVGAALEASNQGTKGIAFSLQVEDQGDKFDDPRTHGQSFAEAKKVVRDVVSRVLASGFPPGADVINVNIPSNVTGGYEVTHLAGKLFHTGVEKRLDPRGRPYFWINGPLVEDAGEGTDVHAVRKGNVSITPITLDCTAYGTQDAIRKVFLP; encoded by the coding sequence ATGAAACCCTCGATCCTGCTGACCAATGATGACGGCGTGAGCTCCATCGGGCTCTGGGCCGCTTATGATGCCCTTCGACCCATCGCGGATGTCACGGTGGTGGCACCTGCGACCCAGCAGAGTGCCGTCGGCAGGTCAATTTCCATCTTCGAGCCGCTGCGGGCAACGCAGGTCGTGATCAACGGTGAATCCGCCTGGGCCGTTGCCGGCAAGCCTACGGATGCCGTAATCATCGGCCTGTACTCGCTGAAACTGAACCCGACCGTCGTTGTCAGCGGGATCAACATCGGGGAGAACCTCTCGACAGAATCCATTATGACCTCCGGGACCGTCGGAGCTGCGCTCGAAGCTTCCAACCAGGGTACCAAGGGGATTGCATTCTCCCTCCAGGTGGAAGACCAGGGGGACAAGTTCGACGATCCCCGCACCCATGGCCAGAGTTTTGCTGAGGCCAAAAAGGTTGTGCGCGATGTCGTCTCCCGCGTACTCGCATCCGGGTTCCCTCCCGGTGCCGATGTTATCAACGTGAATATCCCGTCAAATGTGACGGGAGGCTATGAGGTGACACACCTTGCCGGCAAGCTTTTCCATACCGGTGTCGAAAAACGTCTCGACCCGCGAGGGAGGCCCTACTTCTGGATCAACGGGCCGCTGGTGGAAGATGCCGGGGAGGGGACTGATGTCCACGCGGTCCGGAAGGGGAATGTTTCAATAACTCCTATCACCCTTGACTGCACGGCCTACGGAACGCAGGACGCAATCCGCAAGGTCTTCCTCCCGTAA
- a CDS encoding ATP-grasp domain-containing protein, whose translation MKVLLAEYTVAHEPALAHEGAAMLSVLKSSFERCGHGVVLPGPGDFGEEIARLAPGCDMGLVIAPDHLLSKYTFLLEQATHNLGCGFMAVALCANKVSSGRILAENGVPVPAVPGSGKRVIKPIKGCGSQGVRLSLDPPPEGEFAQEYIEGENYSVSMVINRVIGDACAYYSGKPPVVLAVNRQEIAVGPDGTFQYLGGETPVHPTREKEIVDTAVKAATVLGCQGYCGVDVVVADKVWVVDVNPRITTSITGIAACMAEEIAGILVSASKGNGPDAVHFNGRARFDCNGKVTRL comes from the coding sequence ATGAAGGTCCTCCTTGCCGAATATACGGTAGCCCACGAACCTGCACTTGCCCATGAAGGCGCTGCAATGCTCTCGGTACTGAAGTCGAGTTTTGAGCGATGCGGGCATGGCGTTGTCCTTCCCGGCCCGGGTGACTTCGGGGAAGAGATCGCGCGCCTTGCTCCCGGCTGCGACATGGGCCTTGTGATTGCTCCCGATCACCTCCTTTCGAAATACACGTTCCTGCTGGAGCAGGCAACCCATAACCTTGGCTGCGGGTTCATGGCTGTTGCGCTCTGCGCAAACAAAGTATCGTCCGGCAGGATCCTTGCAGAGAACGGTGTGCCGGTTCCCGCGGTTCCCGGTTCCGGAAAACGCGTGATCAAACCCATCAAAGGATGCGGTTCGCAGGGGGTACGGCTCTCATTGGATCCTCCCCCGGAGGGCGAGTTTGCACAAGAATATATCGAGGGGGAGAACTACTCGGTCAGCATGGTCATCAACCGGGTGATCGGGGATGCCTGCGCATACTATTCGGGAAAACCGCCGGTGGTCCTTGCTGTCAACCGGCAGGAGATTGCAGTAGGTCCTGACGGTACATTCCAGTACCTTGGCGGGGAGACACCGGTCCATCCCACCCGGGAAAAGGAGATCGTTGACACCGCGGTAAAAGCGGCGACCGTTCTTGGCTGCCAGGGATACTGCGGTGTTGACGTGGTTGTTGCCGACAAGGTTTGGGTCGTTGATGTCAATCCGCGGATCACCACAAGTATTACCGGTATCGCTGCATGCATGGCGGAGGAGATTGCCGGCATCCTTGTGTCTGCATCAAAAGGGAATGGACCTGATGCCGTTCATTTCAACGGCAGGGCCAGGTTCGATTGCAACGGGAAGGTCACCCGGCTATGA
- a CDS encoding hydantoinase/oxoprolinase family protein, whose translation MIGIDVGGANLKVVDEAGIHIHYCPLWEKAPIADTLKPYVKHSENSAAVVMSGELADCFENKLQGISFIVGEVQKAFPGARFYGTDARFHERPVPQLAAANWLASADYLRERYPGAILLDIGSTTADIIPLGNFEGLLGLTDLNRLQKGFLLYTGMLRTNIAAILQSVDSNGIHTPISSEYFATSADAHLVLGHITPDEYTCDTPDHKEKTRTAALRRLARVVCADLDEIGEEGAMQIARQAHERQKTAVCDAVRACARCHDSQEILVAGIGAKLFSRELGGRDLNRELGPVADALPAFAVRERALRDKTPRN comes from the coding sequence ATGATCGGTATCGATGTCGGCGGAGCCAACCTGAAGGTGGTGGATGAGGCTGGCATCCACATCCATTACTGCCCGCTCTGGGAAAAAGCGCCGATAGCCGATACTCTTAAACCATATGTGAAGCACAGTGAAAACAGTGCGGCAGTTGTCATGAGCGGGGAGCTTGCGGACTGCTTTGAGAATAAACTGCAGGGTATCTCCTTTATTGTGGGCGAAGTGCAGAAAGCGTTCCCGGGCGCCCGGTTCTATGGTACAGATGCAAGATTCCATGAACGGCCGGTCCCGCAGCTTGCGGCGGCGAACTGGCTTGCATCGGCTGATTATCTCAGGGAACGGTATCCTGGTGCCATCCTGCTGGACATTGGCAGCACAACAGCGGACATCATTCCGCTCGGGAACTTCGAAGGGCTGCTCGGGCTCACTGACCTGAACCGGCTCCAGAAGGGTTTCCTGCTCTATACCGGAATGCTGCGGACCAACATTGCGGCCATCCTGCAATCTGTCGACAGCAATGGGATTCATACCCCGATCAGTTCAGAGTATTTTGCAACAAGCGCCGATGCCCATCTCGTGCTGGGGCATATCACTCCTGATGAATACACCTGTGACACACCGGACCATAAGGAGAAAACCCGGACCGCTGCGCTCAGGAGACTGGCACGCGTAGTCTGCGCAGATCTTGACGAGATTGGTGAAGAGGGCGCAATGCAGATTGCCCGTCAGGCGCATGAGCGGCAGAAGACGGCTGTCTGCGATGCTGTCCGGGCCTGTGCCAGGTGCCACGACTCACAGGAGATTCTTGTTGCCGGTATCGGGGCAAAGCTCTTTTCCCGGGAACTTGGGGGACGGGACCTGAACCGCGAACTGGGGCCGGTGGCTGATGCACTGCCGGCATTCGCGGTACGGGAGAGAGCACTCCGGGACAAAACACCACGCAATTGA
- a CDS encoding archaellin/type IV pilin N-terminal domain-containing protein, with translation MKLPQSVETAFTGLEAAIVLIAFVVVAAVFSYVVLGAGFYTTQTAQATVHTGVAQASSSVEIAGSVMGVALGEDPTRLTYINASIILMAGGTPMDLNQMVISYSDTHGGRNASITMIPSDCGTILSANAATDNDIQWCVSQKINEVGTPNSLLEPNEIWILSIGMPDSASVNQKITFNLQPAVGAVSSFSKTVPGALSRIQPLY, from the coding sequence ATGAAACTGCCGCAGTCTGTTGAAACCGCATTTACCGGCCTTGAGGCCGCGATTGTTCTCATTGCTTTTGTCGTTGTCGCGGCAGTATTCTCCTATGTGGTGCTCGGGGCAGGTTTCTATACAACCCAGACCGCCCAGGCGACAGTGCATACCGGTGTTGCCCAGGCCAGCTCAAGCGTGGAGATTGCCGGTAGTGTGATGGGAGTAGCCTTGGGGGAAGATCCCACACGTCTGACCTACATTAATGCAAGCATCATACTCATGGCCGGGGGAACGCCGATGGACCTCAACCAGATGGTCATCTCCTATTCAGACACCCACGGTGGAAGGAATGCAAGTATCACTATGATTCCATCGGACTGCGGAACCATTCTCTCAGCGAATGCGGCAACAGACAATGATATCCAGTGGTGCGTCTCCCAGAAGATCAATGAAGTAGGAACTCCTAACAGCCTGCTTGAACCAAACGAGATCTGGATCCTCAGTATCGGGATGCCGGATTCGGCAAGCGTAAACCAGAAGATTACCTTCAACCTGCAGCCTGCCGTAGGAGCTGTCTCCTCGTTCTCAAAGACTGTTCCCGGCGCACTCTCACGAATACAACCACTTTACTAA
- a CDS encoding chemotaxis protein CheW, whose product MLDHCVMTMAQLLLFSVGSVRGALPLEETVRVIRMVTPKKRKAGGPPWDAGTINLHGRTLSVVSMRSLFGLKDAGPGLTDMLIIARAGSQDLALWVDATSGVRDIPLPRDAKGMPQQTFPEGSGVLKTAEGLLVIYDLSGLIASGGIMSDSTDDSMVPACDTVRQDSGRKTLAGPDDDDAYINAVLAERAARIARPEEPLAETKTAEVLKFRLAYREYAIEMGNIREVILTGEITPVPGTPDFISGICVVRGEIISLIDLRVLLAIPETGLTDLNRVIVLTDRTLTFGILADHITGIGTIELDRISTENPHVPITTNKYVKGVAEGPLVVLDTRALFSDPSMIIDEA is encoded by the coding sequence ATGCTGGATCATTGCGTGATGACCATGGCCCAGCTGCTCCTGTTCTCTGTCGGATCTGTCAGAGGTGCTCTACCCCTGGAGGAGACCGTGCGGGTCATCCGTATGGTCACGCCGAAGAAGAGAAAGGCGGGTGGCCCACCCTGGGATGCAGGGACCATCAATCTCCATGGCAGGACCCTCTCCGTAGTCTCAATGAGAAGCTTGTTCGGACTGAAGGATGCAGGTCCCGGGCTGACGGATATGCTCATCATTGCCCGGGCCGGAAGCCAGGACCTGGCACTCTGGGTCGATGCAACCTCCGGTGTCCGCGATATCCCTCTTCCCCGGGATGCGAAGGGAATGCCCCAGCAGACATTTCCTGAAGGATCCGGTGTCTTAAAAACCGCAGAAGGGCTCCTGGTCATTTACGATCTTTCCGGACTGATCGCATCCGGGGGGATTATGTCTGACAGTACCGATGACAGTATGGTGCCGGCCTGCGATACGGTGCGACAGGACAGCGGCAGGAAGACTTTGGCAGGACCGGATGATGACGATGCGTATATCAACGCGGTGCTGGCCGAACGTGCAGCAAGGATTGCCCGCCCGGAAGAACCTTTGGCTGAAACGAAGACTGCTGAAGTCCTCAAGTTCCGTCTCGCCTACCGTGAGTATGCGATCGAGATGGGAAATATCAGGGAAGTTATCCTTACCGGGGAGATCACACCGGTCCCCGGGACCCCGGATTTCATCTCGGGGATCTGCGTTGTGCGGGGCGAGATCATCTCCCTTATCGACCTCCGCGTCCTGCTTGCCATTCCCGAGACAGGGCTTACCGACCTGAACCGGGTGATTGTCTTAACCGACCGGACGCTGACCTTTGGGATCCTTGCAGACCACATCACCGGTATTGGCACCATCGAACTGGACCGCATCTCCACGGAAAATCCCCATGTTCCCATCACTACAAACAAGTATGTAAAGGGAGTGGCCGAGGGACCCCTAGTTGTTCTCGATACCCGCGCGCTCTTTTCCGACCCGTCAATGATCATCGATGAGGCATGA